The window AGGCCCAAGTTGTAGGCCTAGCGCGCTGTTAATATGCAGACGAGGACATTCCAGGTCTAGGAACCCTAATCATTCCCCAAACATCTTAGCAAGAATATCGATCGTCTTCCATCTACTTAAATCTAGTAAGCTTTGTTTTAATTTCTGGAGAATTATGTTTTTTTTTTCTTTTTTATTAAATGTGAATGTGTAAACCTGCTCGTCGAAGTTCTCTCTTCCAATTAATTAAGTGCTTGATTCTCTTCACAAGTTAACTAATTTTGTTGGATCTTGATACTGAAGGACAAGAAGTTTCGATCATGCATGTTTTATATAGTTGAATGCTTTTTTCTTCTTAATTAGTTGATTCCTCAAATACAAGAAAACCCCCAATTCAATCCCTCTTTGATAGAGAAGAAGAAGAAGATGGATCAGTCGGACAGATTAAGCAACTTACCAAGTGGTGTTGCACAGAAAATATTGTCATACCTACCTATCAATCAGGCAGTGAGGACAAGTATTTTATCGAGTGACTGGAGGTACAAATGGCGTCGGCTTCCATGTCTTGTGTTTCATAGTGTAAGGGGATATCGAATCGACAAAGCTGTTGATCATGTGCTGTTACTTCATGATGGCAGAATTGAGACTTTCAGTCTTTCTAATTTTAACAATATAATAGAATGTGATATTGATAAATGGATTGCATATCTATCAAGAAAAAATGTCAAGGAGTTCGTACTGAAAAAATTGGAGTATCAGTCTCCCTACAAGCTCTTTTCCTGCTTTTTTTCTTTAAAAGATTTGACTCATTTAGAGTTACACAATTGTCTGTTGAATCCGACGATGACGTTCAAAGTCTTCCGGATGTTGAAGAGCCTTCATCTTCAGCAGGTTGATGTGTCCGGAGATGTGTTGGGAAGACTAATTGCTTGCTGTCCTCAGCTTGAGAGAATGATTCTATGTGACTTGAAGGGTATAGCTGATGTGTTACTATTTGTGCACCAAGCATTCAGTTCCTTAAAGTTCAAGGCAGTTTTGAGGATGTTGTACTAGAGAATACCTTTAATCTTGTTGATGTTTCAATTGACTGGAAACAAGGTTCTACAATCAGTTCTGGCAAATTGCTCAGATATATTTTGAAACTGCCTCGTATTGAAAGACTCACACTTGAGCATAGCTTATTTGAGGTAATGGATTTCCTTGTTTTTTTCTTTTTAATGATTGTATTTAAACTCATTATTGATATTCTTGTTTTATGAATCATTATTCAGTCTTGTTTAATACATGTATCCTCTTTTCTCTAGTCTGCTGTTGGTTCCTTGACCAAGAAGCTGCCTATACCATGTCTGTGTCTGAACTTTCTTTCTATAAGCATACGCTTAAATAATTCGGAGATTTTAGCTGCTATGCAACTTATGAGAAGCGCACCTGCTTTACAAGAACTAGGCATTTTGGTGAGTTATTTGAATCCTGCAAGTACATTTGGTCCTTGACCAAATTAAAATTTTCAACCTCCTTTCAAGAGTTTGAGATTAATCTGATGCAACAGGCTACCTCTGTTACTTTGTGTAGGTTCGGAAAGGAGAACAGACTAATGATGGAGAAGCAACCTACTGTTTAAGGGACAAACAGAATTGGGAATTCACTCAACTGCGACGAGTGAAAGTAACGGGCTTCTATGGTGTAAAAGCAGAAGTAGACTTCATCAAGTTTCTGTTACTAACCTCACCTGCTCTTCAAGAACTAGAAATTTCAGTAAGTTATTGTTCTAGTGGAGTAAGCAGTATCAGCTCTAACATATTGTAGTGTAAACAAGGGTTAAGAAATTTTAATTTCTGATGTTACTTACTTGTATGTGTAGTTTGGTCAAGATGTGGAGGAAGGAATGGACATTTCTTGGTTAGATGAAGACCAGAAGACTAGCGTACTCGCCAAACTGCAAGTTGTGAAAGTAGCTCTCTTCTCTGGTGCCAAAGCCGAAGTAGATTTCATCAGATTTCTGCTCTCAAGTACTTCACAAATGCTTGAGAGAGTGATTCTCCAACCTGCTTCTGAAAAAATTTCTTGGGAAGTATTTAAGTTATTCCCGGCGTTCAAACGGGATTCATTACATGCAGATTTGAAGTTCTTGGACCCATCAAGTCCTGTTCAGTATCATTATGAATCCGACTCTTCTGATGATATGGATTTCTGATGAATAATGGCTGATTGCTACTGAAGATTCTTGTTTTGGTACAAGTGTTCATATATATTTTTGAGATATTTGCTACTAATACAGATTATTAAGTTACGCCTCACTCAAGTTTCTCGGAATTCTCCAGCAGCCATTTCGTATTAGTACGTTGTTAATGCGTGTCATATTGAAGACTCTATTTGGCATTTGCTTCTGGAGGGAGTAAGCCGCAAACTTGAAGTGATCCCAGTCCGTCATGCCTGGAAGGTGTTGTAGAGAGGCAGACCAAAATGCAACATTTGAGTTCATTTTGATGTTTTTTCTTGTTTGAGAAGATTTTGATGTTTCCAGGGGTGAAGTTTTCAGAATTACGCATGTGTTCTTATTCATGAATATGGTCATTACTTGGACCAAAAGAACATGAAACTTCCCTATTCGATCTCTTTTGATATGTGTTCAAAAGGACAACAGAACTTCAACATTAACATTTCGTAAGCATTTTAGGAAAGTTACACAAATCATCAGGAACACCGAACTTATTTGTGCAGAAAAGTAATTGTCGACAATATTCGTCAACAATCAAGTTCATTGCAACGCTGCTCTGTTAATGTGGTAGAATCGCAGCACACCATGTCACCATAGTCTCTGATCACTAACAAAGCAGCCAAAAAACATAATTATTATTTGACCAAGACAGACAATTTTTTTTTGAACGCGACTTCGGTGACAAAGGCCGGTCATCTTAAGGTGACTACAGCCAATAAACATGGGACACGTGTCCATTTTAAAAGACTTGGCTGCAATTTAAGAACATAACAGGGGGTTTTGAGTATTTAGAATGTTTGTTTATAATTATTGTTTATAATTATTTTTTTTGAAATAACTTGAGTTACCAACTATGGTCACTTATAGGTGACAAACAGAAATGAGAGATGATGGACAAATGCCAACAACAATCATAAATAAACATGTCAAATACCAAAAACCTCCATGTTATGTCCTTAAATTACAGCCAAGCCTTTTAAAATGAACATATGTCCCATGTTCATTGGCTATACTCACCTTAACTCTTGTTACCGAAGTCGGGTTTTTTTATTTTTCCATCAAAATATCATTTTCTATTTTACTCTTTATCCAAACAAAAATTATCCAATGATCATTTCAATATGGATGAGGGGCAAGACCGTAAAATCAGCCGCATCATCAAAGTCTTGGGGTGTTAACCCAAAGCTCTAATTCTAAGCCACTCACAGAGCTCTCTGTGTTTCTCTCATGGCCAGAAATACTTAGATACACAGAAACCCAATACCCACTCCAACTTCCCAACCTCTCACTCTCCTCCTCCCATGGCTTCCATAGCCACCTGCTTCACTCTCCCTCCAAAACCTCACCTTCGCCTCATTTCAAAACCCTCCCTCTTCCCCAACCGCCCCCCTCTCACTCGACGCCTCATTCTTCCTGGATTTCCTCCCAAGCTTCGAGAATCTAGGGTTTCGGTGACCGTCGTTCGAGCCAGCCTCGACGCCGTTACCGGGATTAGGCCCGGCGGAGCCGTCGAGAGCGATAAGCTGCCGTCCGATGTCAGGAAGCGCACCATGGACGCCGTGGACGCGTGCGGCGGGAGAGTGACGATTGGTGACGTGTCGAGCAGGGCTGGGCTGAAGGTCAATGAGGCTCAGAAGGCTTTACAGGCTCTCGCTGCTGACACTGAGGGCTTCTTGGAGGTACTTGTTTTCAAAAAATTAATATCTGTAGGTTAGAGCTTTTTTCAGCGAATGTGTTAGGAATGTGTAGGTTTGTTTAGTGAGTTGAAATTCTATTTTTCAAGATGGTCTCAACAGGTCTCGGATGAAGGCGATGTGCTCTATGTTTTCCCCAAGGATTATCGAGCCAAGCTTCTCGGCAAGTCGTTTCGGATGAAGGTTGAGCCTATTCTGGAGAAGGCTAAGGTAGTTTTCCTTTGTGGAATTCGATTATGTTTTCGTTGCGATGTGATTTGTTTTTGGAAATTGGCACTGATATGCTGCTTTTTGATAGGCCGGGACCGAGTACGTAGCCAGGGTTTCGTTTGGGACTGCCTTGATTGCCTCCATTGTTCTTGTTTATACTGCAATTATTGTTGCTATCTCGTCTAGTAGGAGGTAAGATTTAGGATACGGCTGGTGTTTTTGTTGTTAAGCTCTTTTGTAGTACTGGCTGGAAGGTTGATTGTAATGATTTGGTTACAGTGAGGATGACAATCGTGGACGACGTGGAAGATCATATGACTCAGGGTTCACCTTTTACATGAATCCTTTTGACCTCTTTTGGTAATACCATCTATGTCTGTTTCTTAAGTAAGCTTTTCGTAATATTTTGGTGAGGTTTCTGGTTGAGGTATGCTATTGCTGGAAGAGATTTTTACTAATACCTCATTTATTATTTATTTTGCTAAGGTTCTGGGATCCATATTACTATCGGCGTCGGAGAGTGCAAACCGAGGATAACAAGCTGAAGTTCGTTGAATCTGTATGTGATTGGCACAGTCATAATATTCTTTTTGGCTCTTTCTGGAGTTTTCATTCTCTGAAAATATTGACTCTGAATACTGTTTTTCAGATTTTCTCATTTGTATTTGGCGATGGTGATCCAAATCAAGGAATTGAAGAAGAGAGATGGAAGTTGGTAATAATCGAGCACTGAGTTCAGTGGTTCGTTGCTTTCAACAATTTATTTCAAATCATTGGTTTTATCTGTGCTTACTATGCTATTAGATTTCTCTTTCATTAGAGTTTGCATTAGTTTCAGGATCACTCACTTCCTCTTCTCAAGCTATATCCTATATTTAGAGACAACCTGACCATCTGCAAAGACTTATAGACGGGAAGTTGAGATAAAATATAATGTTCCAATATAGATGCTTATGTCAGTTAATACTTCGAAGGAGTCTATAAAAGGTGTTTGCAAATTTATTCTAGACTCTTGGCATTCCTACTTATCATTATTTTCCATATTATAACTAGTTGGGAAAACACTTCTAGCTCCAAATATTTGGCACTCCCAATCTGAAAATTAGGGAATTGTGCTTTGAAGCTAATTAATTGGAATTATTTATTATCTGAATTGGAGAGAAAGGGGTGAAGATAATGCACATGTTGATATTTATGGAAGCTTTGTTTTATCACAATAAAAATGGTATCAACACTATTCGAATATTTGCCGTATTAGAACTAGTTGGAAAAACCATCAGACGCCTGCTGACCTAAGGCACCATAACCTTAAGTAGTTTTATACTTCTGTTGTTTCGCTAAAACTGTAAATGAATCATATGTATTGACTAGTTTTTTATGTTTAACTGTGATAAATTTTTATAACTTTTTAATGGAAGAATTCAAAATCTTTTTCATGCTATTCGGAAGGATTTATCTTTCTTAGACCAAGAGGGTTTACTGGAACCCTATAGCCTTTAGAATAATATGATGTGTATCTAAAATGAAATGACACAATTGTCTATGGAACTGTATGTGCAGATTGGGCAATACATAACCTCCAATGGTGGTGTTGTTGCAGCTGAAGAACTTGCTCCATATCTTGATTTGGAAGGGGGATCTATGGTAAGCATTTTTTGCCCTCTAATTAGTACTAAATGGGCATTATCTCTTTTTTTTATCTTGTATTTATTTTACATCAAACTGAGATTGCATAATCTGTTTAATTATTAATAGTCCGTCTCCATTAGTATGTTAATTGAACACTGCTAGCTTGAAAAGCCTGGTCAACGTTTGCATACTTGGGGAATTCCTGCATGCACTATCGTTTCTTGATGCTCTAGTTCAATTATTATTATTATTTTTTATGGGAAATTGTGGTGTGGAAGTCAACTTAAATTTGCAAAATTTATCAGAAAACGCTGGAAGTTTTCGTATTTGTTACTTTAGGTAGTCATTATCTTTTCTTTTCTTTTCTTTTTTTCAAGGGAAAAGAGAATAAGTAGAAAGAAACACCCTCCAAACTTAAGTTGAAGTTTGGAGATACATCTCTGTTGTTTGACTTCATGTCAGCATTTCAATCAGTTTAAACATTTATGGACTTGTATATCTTAAGCTTGTGTTTGTTTCCCTTCTTTCACCATATCCGAAGTTTTCCTTTTTCTTACATGGCATGATTGACAATTGCATTTTCTGCTGATTTCAGGATGATGAAACATACATCTTACCTGTTCTTTTACGGTATGAGGGCCAGCCTGTAATAGATGAAGAGGTATGTTTAAATTTTTCTAGTTTAAAGCAATGCTTTTATTTTCTTTATGCAGAAAGAAAGAAAGAAACAAATTGCCTCCTATTATGCAGGGAAACATTCTCTACCAATTTCCCTCTCTACAGCGTACGGCGTCTTCTCAAAGAAGTGGAAGGAAAGAATATGTAGGGAGAAGATGGGCTGATTTTGTTGGTGGAGTTGATAAATTTTTTACTGAGAAAAAATGGGAATTCAGGTCCTTTTTTATTATTATTTAGTTTTCCAATTGTATCGTGAGTTTCACTTGGATGTTGAAATTTAAAAGAATTATTTTTTGCAGTAACACTAGCATTTCTGAGAGAGCACTAGTTGCGGGACTTGGTGGACTTAATTTATTTGGGGTTATCATTCTTGGAGCCATCTTAAAGTATGTTGGATTTTGAACTTTGTCACTGCTTAGTTGTTTTTGTATATATATTGTTCTGATGGCCCCATTTTCACTTCTCATATGAAGGGATAGTGCAGTTGCACCAGTTGGTTTTATTAAGTTCATTAGCAGCATATTTCCATTACTTCAGGTATGATTGGACTTCAATTAAAACAAATTTCATTCTTTTGGTGCAGTATGTATATTGTCTTGTTAGATAGTTTTCGTTGAAACAATATTACCGCTGCGTATTTCCCATAAATTTTCTATCATATTCTGGTTTACTAGGGAATTAGTATTTTTCTCGAGGAATAGTCATTATGATCCTGGAATCTGGATTCTGAGATATTGGCAGAAGGAACTTTCCTGACTGACCACATTCACATAATCTGGCTAATTTACTTGGGTTGTGGCATCACTCGCACATGAGATGTCTTCTGTTCTGCTTTTGTTGTTTTGCTTTTATTTATTGTTTTTCTGCACTAAAGTCTGATTTCTAGTATATCCCATTTCATATTAGTAATCAACAGAATACTGGTGACTTGTTTGGTCAGTGTTTAATTGCCGAATTATATTTGAACTCGTTAATGTGGATTATCTTGTAGTAACAGATAGGGTTCTTGGTGTGTTAGGTCATCAATCTCTTTTTCTGACACTGAGCATTCTATCAACGATCTTTACATTTTGCAGATATATCTATATGTAAAAAATTTGATTATATCCGCAGCAACTATTGGGTTTGTATTAATTTTTGGGCGCAATCAATTTGCAGGTTTATGCTGGTTCATTCTTTG of the Fragaria vesca subsp. vesca linkage group LG6, FraVesHawaii_1.0, whole genome shotgun sequence genome contains:
- the LOC101311598 gene encoding uncharacterized protein At5g03900, chloroplastic-like, giving the protein MASIATCFTLPPKPHLRLISKPSLFPNRPPLTRRLILPGFPPKLRESRVSVTVVRASLDAVTGIRPGGAVESDKLPSDVRKRTMDAVDACGGRVTIGDVSSRAGLKVNEAQKALQALAADTEGFLEVSDEGDVLYVFPKDYRAKLLGKSFRMKVEPILEKAKAGTEYVARVSFGTALIASIVLVYTAIIVAISSSRSEDDNRGRRGRSYDSGFTFYMNPFDLFWFWDPYYYRRRRVQTEDNKLKFVESIFSFVFGDGDPNQGIEEERWKLIGQYITSNGGVVAAEELAPYLDLEGGSMDDETYILPVLLRYEGQPVIDEEGNILYQFPSLQRTASSQRSGRKEYVGRRWADFVGGVDKFFTEKKWEFSNTSISERALVAGLGGLNLFGVIILGAILKDSAVAPVGFIKFISSIFPLLQVYAGSFFAIPLLRWFIVSKTNADIEKRNQARLKSARALESPDISLRRKLLSARDMAQRTVIGQDRIVYSTDKDLIEQDYEAQDWDRRFREIEKSD